A single genomic interval of candidate division TA06 bacterium harbors:
- a CDS encoding chemotaxis response regulator protein-glutamate methylesterase, protein MPNKNPIRVLVVDDSALMRKMLGDIVSGAPGLELAGTANDGLECLAQVKKLKPDVVTLDIEMPVMDGLQALARMMSETPVAVLILSAHAVEGAEATLLALELGAVDFITKPSGSISLDIEKVRQQLVEKIFMAAGVNLERLRTQRHKKSEPAPAKTPSRPQGQKIVAIGSSTGGTRALAEIIPKLPGNLNAGLILIQHMPAGFTKSLAERLSSRSRIIVREAREGDQIRPGLALMAPADYHLTLDASGPKIQLNQDPPRFGVRPSVDVTMESLAASAKVPIVGVILTGMGHDGAKGMAAIKREGGHTIVEDRSSCVVFGMPKSAIETGMVDLVLPLDQIPQAIISACS, encoded by the coding sequence ATGCCCAATAAAAATCCCATAAGAGTACTGGTGGTTGACGATTCCGCCCTGATGAGGAAGATGCTGGGTGACATTGTTTCCGGCGCTCCGGGCTTGGAACTGGCCGGAACCGCCAATGACGGGCTGGAATGCCTGGCCCAGGTTAAAAAACTGAAGCCGGACGTGGTGACCTTGGATATCGAGATGCCGGTCATGGACGGACTGCAGGCTTTGGCCCGGATGATGAGCGAGACGCCGGTGGCGGTGCTGATCCTTTCGGCCCATGCCGTAGAGGGGGCCGAGGCCACCTTGCTGGCCCTGGAGTTGGGAGCGGTTGATTTCATCACCAAACCGTCAGGCTCCATTTCTTTGGACATAGAAAAAGTCCGGCAGCAGTTGGTGGAAAAGATATTCATGGCGGCCGGAGTGAATCTGGAAAGGCTCAGGACCCAGCGGCATAAAAAATCCGAACCGGCCCCTGCTAAAACCCCGTCCAGACCGCAGGGTCAGAAAATAGTGGCCATCGGTTCGTCCACCGGCGGAACCCGGGCCCTAGCAGAGATCATCCCAAAGCTTCCCGGGAACCTGAACGCCGGATTGATTCTCATCCAGCACATGCCGGCGGGCTTCACCAAATCCCTGGCCGAAAGGCTTTCCTCCCGCAGCCGGATCATAGTCCGGGAGGCCAGAGAAGGCGACCAGATAAGGCCTGGGTTGGCCCTAATGGCGCCAGCCGATTATCACCTGACCTTGGACGCATCCGGCCCAAAGATCCAGCTTAACCAGGATCCGCCCCGTTTCGGGGTCCGGCCCTCGGTGGACGTGACCATGGAATCTCTGGCGGCCAGCGCCAAAGTTCCCATAGTGGGCGTGATCTTGACCGGGATGGGGCATGACGGGGCCAAAGGAATGGCGGCCATAAAACGGGAAGGCGGGCATACCATCGTCGAGGACCGCAGCAGCTGCGTGGTGTTTGGGATGCCCAAATCGGCCATCGAG